The Malus sylvestris chromosome 14, drMalSylv7.2, whole genome shotgun sequence genome segment GGATTTGAAGTTTGAATGCAGTGCTGACTGCTGATTTTATACTGCACTGCACCCTTACCTCCTCACTATGCACATATTAAAACCAGAGAGAAGatgatgaatgaatgaatgaatgcggtacacacacacacttggaTTGAATGCTGAGCGGATCAAGTGTCTGATAAAAAGTTTCGTCTGGAAACAGCTGGAATGGAAAGATTGACGCTTCCTCCCTGTTTGCCTTTGCaacattggattggattggatcaCATCACATGAATACAATGTAAGCTGAATTGAGGAAAGGGATCGGTCAGGATCCCGTTATCatgatcgttcatcgtacatcgtgtgattaattttcgttaagtattatttatatttaatttttaattttaaataattttttatcgcACGATATATGATCACGAGATTCTTCAGATtctcagaagaaaaaaaatccgaCGAGGATCTTTTCCTGAATTGGGTGGATAAGGTTCTACGGAAAGGAAAAAGGAGAGCTGGATGGGATAAGACTTTTTGTGTTAGTGGAGGCATGAACGTGGCCTTTCTTAATTTATACACACAATGACGCGCGCACACAAACACATGAACGAACAAAAGAAGGCGGATAATGGTGGGGGCGGTGGGTTCCTACCAGGCTACCGACCGCAGAAGCTGACCGTAAAGTCATGGTGACTCATTCGACAAAATGCCAAGCAACAGAAACTTTcgtccgtttttttttttaaattttgaaagcaACCGCCGGTCCGCCACCCTGTCGCACGCTGTAATCTTTGAACTCTTAACACGTCTTACGGTGTCATCATTGAACTCTTAACACgtaaactaaaaatttcttcttcctcttttacGATTTTTTAGCGGCAGGTGGGGAACCAAAGATTAAGGATCAAATCTACGATTTCTTTACATACAAGGCTACATATTTACATCtccaataaacaaacaaaaaaatcaacacGCCAGAGATCCAATCCAACACCCTACCCATGTAATTTACTTCCCCACGTTATTTTAAGTTGATTACATTCTGCACTTTGTAACATAAAGCACGAATCAGTTTTGCTATTCGACATCCCGTTCCATTTGTCAAACTACCAAGCTACAACTGGGGCAAGTTACAAGTTTTTACATTAATAGCAAAGTAGTGGTTTTGACACTTATttatcgaatgaattgaaaaaaattaatagtaaaaaaataaaagaaaacatgtgagaaataaaaataagggcGGCAGGGCAGACCCACCCAAATTCCTAATCCAAAGCAGAACTGGGCAGCAGGGCTGGTGTATGTCATGCCTGAATATGAAGCTGACTAAATATCACTCAAAACCCAACAACAATACAAATTACAAAGGCACactaacaaaacaaaacaaaacaaaaatggaaaGCGAGCACGGTGCTAATGTATATATGTTCAACAGCTCTACCCTACCAAGTAACAATTCAACCGCCCACATCAACCAAGATACCAAAGTAACATATCATTCATTCAATAATAAGAAACGTAAACCAAGTATCTGAAAGAAATTCGACTAAACAACAACCGCATCTCTCATCTCATTATTGAATGAACAAATCAAATTAAATAGTTGGGATTGGGATGGGGATGGGGATGGGGATGGGGGTGAGCCCGCTGAGCCTTCACTGCCCCCATATAATATCGTATGAAATGAATTTTAGAGGGCTCTGACTGCGGGCAGTCTTCACTGCAGGAGGGTTAGGGGCACCAAACCAGCCAGTGACGGTCCAGAGCCGCCATcggccctaaaaccctaaaactaTGATGAGAGGCCGAAGGGCGGGTGGCTCAGCCTCAGCCACTCGATTCGATGCCCACTCTCTGCTCAGATAAGATCAAGTAGTTGAAGCACTTAGGGTTTCTCTCCTCCCTTTTTATATATTCCTGAAAGGAGATTGTTTGCAGTCGGCCCCCTTCTCAACCGACCTTTGGCGGCCCAAAACTAAACGCAGCCCGCGTCTTCCTGTTTAAGCCCATcctcaatttttcattttttttaatcaactgAAAATTAAATCCTATTATTGGAGCTTAATCCTCCAGTACCTTAATTGTGCTTATTCCTAAAGTCATAAGGGTACAAACCTCAATTCACAACTTAGTTGCTTGGCGTATACGGTATATCTCACTCCTCCTCATCCGGAGTGAGAGGGGAAGAGAGAAACACCGGGACAGGGAGGGTATTTCCTCAGCCTTGCCACAATCTCGGTTGAGCGCCATttataataaatattaaattGACAACCATGTAATTTCTTCCAAGCAAAAAATATGATACCTACGGATACCGTCATTGGGATAAATCTGTGTTCGGCCTTGTATGTATTTCCTGATTAACAGCACCTACTAGCATTAACATGTACATGAACGATGGAGAGAAACGCACCGGCGTTTGAGGAAACTAAAAAGTAATTCACTATGAAACTGACAATTTTATTGACGGcataaataattatcaaacaatagTTTGCATCACAACTTTGTATAACCAAAACTTGTGTCAGCCTCAAGCCGACAGAACCTTCATCTGGTGGCCAACTACACAGGTCAAACCTCGATGTTTCTCTCACATGTCTTTTGCGTTCGTAAAACTATACAGCTTTACAGAATCGAGGAAGTTCTGGACTTGTGCATCTTCTCATCTTGACAAGTTGGAGGCAACGAGGACGGTGAGACCACTGCACGATAAGATGAAGAAGCAAGTTGGGCCAACGCTGGAACGGCACCCCCTGTAAATTTTCCAAAGGGCATCATTAGATGACAGTCAAACGGACTTGCACAACTGTAAGATAAGACCTATGTTATACATGCACTGGATAGTTTATACCAGCCATTGCATCAGTATTATTGTTTCCTGTTAGACTAGACATtaattcaaagttcaaactaaTCCAACATCTGAAAGCACCATCTCAACTTGCACCAGTGACAAGAACTAATTTCAAAACTATGCTGTGGCTCATACAGCTGCAAAACTTTTAGTCTCTTTTGTAAGTTCAGTATTTTTGTTTTGGCCTATGTCAGATGTACTAACTCGACCATTATACCACTATCAAATCACTACCTGAAGATTAAATTGCACAACTGGTTCTTCAATAATAAACATGTGATGACAAAGAGGCACGCTGTTTCAGAAACCTAGACATTTGCACATGAAAGGTGtcttcaaaaaatattttcccTAACAAAATTTAATCACTAGACATTGGTCAAAAGTGAAAACTAATCAAATAGCTCACATCTCATGAACATGGATAATATAACAAGACAATCACCGACCTGCCAAACCTGCACAAGCTGAAGAGAATACAATCACAGGCGGAGCCTACAGTTGCAAAAGGGAGATCTGTGTTATTCAATCTAACCATTGAAAAAATTAGCAGATACAAATAGTGCAACAAAGAAACTTCAGAAACAATCCAATCCTTCCAAAGTTTTAGGAGCATAAAACCCAATCCATGTCCATCTGATAAAATATAGTCTTGGCAAAGTCTTATTTGTTTTCCTAACCATGATAAATATTCATCACCTGATAATGTGAGCGTTTGTGCGCACGCATATAGttctatatattataatataccAACGCACTTATATGCTAATTAGTAACTTAATACAGTGCTATCCACTCGTTTGGGTCCACTTCACAATTTGGCATGAAACCCAACTAACACAATGTACTATTTTCTATGTTGACATCAATATATAACCATAAATACTGTAACTATATAAGTTTGAACAGTTCATTTGATCGAGCATAAAACAACAATGTGTACTGAAACTAAGACGTCAAAAATAGCCTCTGACAAAAACATTCCTTGATCTGGTCAaagtgaaagaaagaaaaaccttGAGATGTGACAAATACAATTTGGATGCATTAGTTATATTCTTGTCCACTTGAACACTCattccccacccccacccccttcctcctccctcctccctcctccctctcttcttctctcattgttttattgtgtttttttttcaatcaaatAGTACCTTTATCAAACATCACAATTTATATCCTAGCTAACCAAGTGCATACGTTTTGTGGCAAATGTACCTCTCAAGAGGGATATAAGTGCTACCAAACCTACTTCCACAAATACTTTTGTCATGAAGGTGAAGTGTAATTTTCAATAGAAGCACCAGAAACCTCTTTGTTAGGGAGATGTGCTCGATTTTATTGACTCGTGGCGGGAAGTCAATTATGTCTCGAAATTGGGACAAGATGTCCGTGAAATCTAGAAGGTAAACATGGCTTCCTACATTCTAATTACGAACAAGATGATTTTTCTCATAAGGAAATCTAATTTATGACAAAACCAATAGTAAGATCAAACAGGGACTTAAGTCAAAAAGAAAATCTCATTGTGATCCAGAAGGACGAAATACACAAGATCGAATGCTCAAGAACACAAATTAGGACTTTTCATTCCCATAAGAAAACCCTCCCAAAGGATAGCATTATATTCACACATAGaacaccaacaaaaaaaatgtaaggTCAGAGACTGCAACTAAGAGGCCACCTATTTCTCTTTCAAAATTAAACTTTATCCTCAACCTCTAGTTCTAATGGTTTGGCAAAAAGAAACCACAAGAAAATCATGTCAGCAAGCACACTATTTCACACTCTACATGCATATGTTGATCATGGATGTACAATTTTATGACACCTAGCATGTTCATTTGAGGCGTCAACAATTGGTTTAGCATTTCCAAAGTTTAATTTGAAATCTATTTAACAATTAGAAACTTTTGAAGTTTAAATAATCTGAGTTACTTTTATTTCTACTGCTGGCATTTTCATCCTTAGTTATATGCAGTGGGATAACTTGTAAAACATTAAAGAACTTACACCAACAAAAAAATGCAACCACATAGGTCCTTTTACCCATCTTCGAACAATAGGCATCACTGCACCAAGAGACAAAATAACAAAGGTATTAGGAAACAAGCTAAGGAGGGAAACATTTAACGAGGATGATGTCCATCCTATCCTATGCCAAcagaataaataaagaaaacactATAACTACATCAAGGTAAGAAGAGAGCTAAGTTATTTTCAACACTCCACCAGGTCGATAAGAGAAGGATGTTTCACATACATTAGAATGAAAAACGGAAACAAAATTATAGACATTGAAGCCTAAGAAGAGGCCAAAAAGCAAAATTTATTGCACAATCCTTGTCAAAGCATTTAAGAAGTTTATGCAAATAATTTTTACAAAAGAAAACGAATAATGGATTACCATGGTTGAATCCATAAAAAGCACTTGCTGTGCCACCAACAGCCGACCCAATCTGTACCGTAAAACCGAAATAAATTTCACCGACAATCGATAGACCATATATTGAATTTGAGATGCAGGAGGCagataaaattagaaaaaaggaaaagaatacCATGGAAAAGCTATCCCTAATAAGAGGTGCAACAGTCCACTCGCTCGTTTCCATCTTCTTAGAAAGAGGACCTGCACAATGATGGCATCTCATGCCAGTACTAGTTTCAGGTTTGGAATCGGCCATCGCTCTTTTTCTCTAATAGACAGACTTCTTGAATTTAAACAGGCACCAGATATTCCTTCACAATGAACGCCTGTAAAAAAGTTCATCATTCACTAAATTAAATATGTTATGTTTCTGCCTCCGTCCATGATGATTCCTCAGGCCTTTCAAACAAAATACAACagcaacaaagccttttcccactaagtagggatttcgttctggattcctTATCATAAGGATTCGATGTAACCTAGGAGTGCCGGCTGTAGACTACCTGACgacctccccctcctcctttatctaggcttgggaccggcaatgtaagataaacccttttcaaacaaaataaatcaaagaaatttGAACCTCAATCCAGCTATTGCTAATTTTCTGTACAAGAATCAAACTATCAGATACAACCAGAAAGGTGACGACATTTGAGATTTCTACCTGCCACTCTGAATGAGGAGCGGGGTCGCCGCCGACTCGATCAGATATTCAGATGGCTCTGCTCACGGGGTTGGGTCATGCTGTGCTGCCACgtttgttttactttgtgttttttttgttgttgcctTTGCCGAATCGataatcacaaggaagatcacAAGCTCTGTGTTTGGGGTTTCTCCACCTCCAGAGAAAGAAGCGACTCTGGAATCGGAATTGTTCGGGTTCACAAGCTCTGCGCACTTCTTTTCATGTATAATCTCtgtaaaattaaatttgaaaggtAGTAACCATGTATTCGTTAGTAAGAGTCGGACTAAGGACGTTTAATCCCCATAATTATATTCAGAAACAACGCTCCATGGAAAAGGTCGATAGAGATTTATTACCACAAGATTTGTATCATGAATTTCCAAATATGCAAAGAAGCACACAAATGCCCAGGGTGTCACAATTAACATGGAATATGGATAAGAAAATGTCAAGAAATCATACTAAAATACAATTCTGCAAAATCTTTCAAAAATACAGAACCTAGAATTAACATACTAAAAGAAGTTCCCGAAGCCGAAGGTCCTTGCACTCTACACCCAATCCAGCAATGCTGAGAATTAGTTACTATATAACCATCCAACTGACACTCAACTCAACTAACCACTTATCCAAAATGATGGGATCGGTCCTAAACCATTTTTATGCCAATGATTTTTATCCAGAGGAAATGAACAACCCCATAACATATATGACAATCATTTGCTTCCTCGCCAATTAGATCCTTAAGAAACTCAAATCAAACAAACTAGACCTAGGACACAATACCATCACTTCTTCCTATAACCATTACTATATGGTCTCTAATGCTGCTCATTTAGTCTACTGAATACGATTGATCAAACCCTAAATTG includes the following:
- the LOC126599657 gene encoding uncharacterized protein LOC126599657 produces the protein MADSKPETSTGMRCHHCAGPLSKKMETSEWTVAPLIRDSFSMIGSAVGGTASAFYGFNHVMPIVRRWVKGPMWLHFFVGAPPVIVFSSACAGLAGGAVPALAQLASSSYRAVVSPSSLPPTCQDEKMHKSRTSSIL